From a single bacterium genomic region:
- a CDS encoding YifB family Mg chelatase-like AAA ATPase produces the protein MATARVLSATVVGLDGVPVEVEADVGPGLPQCMIVGLPDAAVRESRDRVRAAIRNCKVSFPRTRVTINLAPADLKKEGPAFDLPIAAAIMLASGRVEFEREDGETGASYDVPPLRERTLFIGELALDGSLRPVTGILAIALAARRLGIETIVLPLGNAEEAAAISGLRLLAAEHLTQVIPHILGQEQLPVYVRSTPPPHADADELQQNDFAYIHGLHSAKRTLEIAAAGGHNLLFIGPPGTGKSLLAKAVPTILPPMSEDEALAVTMAHSVVGLTPSRGGLMAERPFRSPHHSASDVAIIGGGAHPKPGEVTLAHHGVLFLDEFPEFKRGVLEALRQPLEDGVVTVSRAAGSCTFPAQFMLIAAQNPCPCGFWRDSQQQCICAPSQVLRYQQRVSGPMLDRIDLVVPVPRQPSEVLLTAPQEEPSSAVRGRVCAARDRQRARGEALGIATLNARLSAHELRAVAVINGEARTTLLRAADRYHLSSRATLRTLRVARTIADLAGAPDITTTHISEALSYRPKEQQPA, from the coding sequence ATGGCAACCGCGCGTGTGCTCTCGGCGACGGTCGTTGGTCTTGATGGCGTACCAGTGGAAGTGGAGGCCGATGTGGGGCCCGGGCTCCCGCAGTGTATGATCGTCGGGCTGCCGGATGCGGCGGTGCGGGAATCGCGCGATCGGGTGCGCGCGGCGATCCGCAACTGCAAAGTGTCGTTCCCGCGCACGCGCGTGACCATCAACCTCGCGCCGGCCGACCTCAAGAAGGAGGGGCCCGCATTTGATCTCCCCATCGCCGCAGCGATCATGCTCGCGAGCGGGCGCGTGGAATTTGAACGCGAGGACGGCGAGACGGGTGCGAGCTACGACGTGCCACCGCTCCGCGAGCGGACGCTCTTCATCGGCGAGCTCGCGCTCGACGGCTCGCTGCGTCCCGTCACGGGCATACTCGCCATTGCGCTCGCGGCACGCCGCCTCGGCATCGAGACGATTGTCCTGCCGCTGGGCAACGCGGAGGAAGCGGCGGCGATCTCCGGCCTACGGCTCCTCGCGGCCGAGCACCTCACGCAGGTTATCCCGCACATCCTCGGCCAGGAGCAGCTGCCCGTGTACGTGCGGAGCACGCCGCCACCGCACGCCGATGCCGACGAGCTCCAGCAGAACGACTTCGCGTACATCCACGGATTGCACAGCGCCAAGCGCACACTCGAGATCGCCGCGGCGGGCGGACACAACCTCCTCTTCATCGGTCCGCCGGGGACGGGGAAGTCCCTGCTCGCGAAAGCCGTCCCCACCATCCTGCCACCGATGTCCGAGGACGAGGCACTCGCCGTCACCATGGCGCACTCGGTCGTTGGTCTCACGCCGTCGCGCGGTGGCCTCATGGCCGAGCGGCCGTTCCGCAGCCCGCACCACTCGGCGTCGGATGTCGCGATCATCGGCGGTGGCGCACACCCGAAGCCCGGCGAGGTGACGCTCGCGCACCACGGCGTCCTCTTCCTCGATGAGTTCCCGGAGTTCAAGCGCGGCGTCCTCGAGGCGCTGCGCCAGCCACTGGAAGACGGCGTGGTGACGGTCTCGCGCGCGGCCGGATCGTGCACGTTCCCCGCACAGTTCATGCTCATCGCGGCGCAGAACCCGTGCCCGTGCGGATTCTGGCGCGACAGCCAGCAGCAGTGTATCTGCGCGCCGTCCCAAGTCCTCCGCTACCAGCAGCGGGTCTCCGGCCCCATGCTCGATCGCATTGACCTCGTCGTCCCCGTCCCGCGCCAGCCGTCCGAGGTGCTCCTCACCGCGCCGCAGGAAGAACCTTCCTCCGCGGTGCGCGGCCGCGTCTGCGCCGCGCGCGATCGCCAGCGCGCACGCGGCGAGGCGCTCGGCATCGCCACGCTCAACGCGCGCCTCTCCGCGCACGAGCTCCGCGCGGTCGCCGTCATCAACGGTGAAGCGCGCACCACCCTCCTGCGCGCCGCCGACCGCTACCACCTCTCCTCCCGCGCCACCCTCCGCACGCTCCGCGTCGCCCGCACCATCGCCGACCTCGCCGGTGCGCCCGACATCACCACTACCCACATCTCCGAAGCCCTCTCCTACCGCCCAAAAGAACAACAGCC